One window of the Oscillospiraceae bacterium genome contains the following:
- a CDS encoding copper amine oxidase N-terminal domain-containing protein has product MKDKIKGIIIGLILGLSITITGVFATNGSVVKELWYNNIKITLDNKTINPTDTNGNYVEPFTIEGTTYLPVRAISNALGLYVDWDANTNTVKLSTQKSQEQTINQNANMVIYNENGIKATYLNYNYDEDGDLIINLLVENNSLQDTTLTSDNSYTSVNGFMVNGLFSQGISSGKKANARFTIYKSSLEKNMIKNVEELEIGFFYKINGSYVHTKALPVISKNNYDNKVSYTEQNSPQNKTTIEKDGFNEAKEYLIKNGYEQNLNGNTVYQLEKYLSNATITLMYKEKTDSILMRYDPDYVSGYDIANVIIEIYDNDSSADVSMVIAPDNVIKSYYPKISLNKIDFKKNMSIRFNDDEIPQSIRQSVDEYASKGVQSLLTNVNSILSSANIDVCDLGFVNYK; this is encoded by the coding sequence ATGAAAGACAAAATTAAAGGGATTATCATTGGATTAATATTAGGATTATCTATTACGATAACAGGTGTATTCGCAACAAATGGTTCAGTTGTGAAGGAACTTTGGTATAACAACATCAAAATCACATTAGACAATAAGACTATTAATCCTACTGATACTAACGGTAATTATGTAGAGCCTTTTACGATAGAAGGCACTACATACTTGCCAGTAAGAGCAATTTCTAACGCATTAGGTTTATATGTTGATTGGGATGCAAACACAAACACAGTAAAACTTTCTACACAGAAGTCACAAGAGCAGACAATAAATCAAAATGCTAATATGGTTATATATAACGAGAATGGTATTAAAGCAACATACCTAAATTATAATTATGATGAAGATGGAGATTTGATAATTAATCTTCTAGTGGAGAACAATTCTTTGCAAGATACAACACTAACTAGCGACAATTCTTATACATCAGTAAATGGATTTATGGTAAATGGACTTTTTTCACAGGGTATTTCTTCTGGGAAAAAAGCCAATGCAAGATTTACAATATATAAAAGTTCTTTAGAAAAAAATATGATAAAAAATGTTGAAGAATTAGAAATAGGCTTTTTTTATAAAATAAATGGCTCATATGTGCATACAAAAGCGCTTCCAGTAATTTCAAAAAATAATTACGATAATAAAGTATCATATACTGAACAAAACTCGCCCCAAAATAAAACAACAATAGAAAAAGATGGTTTTAATGAAGCAAAAGAATACTTGATTAAAAACGGATATGAACAAAATCTTAACGGCAACACCGTTTATCAACTTGAAAAATACCTTTCTAATGCAACTATAACTCTTATGTATAAAGAAAAAACAGATTCAATTCTGATGAGATATGACCCTGATTATGTTAGTGGGTATGATATAGCAAATGTAATTATTGAAATATATGATAATGACAGTAGTGCAGATGTATCAATGGTTATTGCGCCTGATAATGTAATTAAATCATATTACCCTAAAATTAGTCTTAATAAAATAGATTTCAAAAAAAATATGAGTATTAGGTTTAATGATGATGAAATTCCACAATCTATTAGACAATCAGTAGATGAATATGCCTCAAAAGGAGTCCAATCATTATTAACTAATGTCAATAGTATTTTATCAAGTGCCAATATAGATGTTTGTGATTTGGGATTTGTAAATTATAAGTAA